Proteins from a single region of Anthonomus grandis grandis chromosome 10, icAntGran1.3, whole genome shotgun sequence:
- the LOC126741345 gene encoding beta-glucuronidase-like, which translates to MILTAAFQFMVVCTLARLSYGGILPAQSSKAREVLSLNGLWYFTTNASFVDHIEEANDLEVNLMPVPSSYNDVSTKFNVREHVGAVWYKRTFFVPSSWHTKKVWIRFGSVCYNASVQINNQLALTHSIGHLPFATEVTSYLNYGDENFITVEVNNILTNTSIPQGSVETLISGRLKQTYTFDFFNYAGIDRPVYLYTTNDAYVEDVNIRTQVNGTTGLIYYNISCTGLDATTNIHVNILDKRGSTVASSQKLADIVLITDAILWWPYLMHDDPGYLYSLEVLLVKNEVVIDHYKQPFGIRELNYNSTSLTINGKNIYIRGFGRHEDSDIRGKGLDLPLIIRDHNLIKWIGANCYRTSHYPYADEIMDLADQLGIMIIDEVPAVNTGTFTTELLENHKRSWTELYQRDKNRPSVIMWSIANEPSTYEIASEEYYKNVAAHVKQSDISRPITIANYYTYDQEYSGQFLDILGVNRYEGWYVDVGQTDAIYENVIKLARGWHEKHKKPVLFTEYGADSQEGLSFLPSYIWSEEYQTDVMAEYFKAFDELRSEGWFIGEMIWNFADFKTDQSTTRVGGNKKGIFTRNRQPKQAAFLLRKRYWVLANKLENATIPTDLEPYVIVSLISSNKKSQEDIISNAFAKNVY; encoded by the exons ATGATCTTGACAGCAGCTTTTCAGTTTATGGTGGTATGTACTTTAGCTAGACTATCCTATGGAGGAATCCTCCCAGCTCAATCATCAAAAGCTAGAGAAGTATTAAGTTTAAATGGTCTATGGTACTTCACTACGAACGCTAGTTTTGTTGATCATATAGAAGAG GCCAATGATTTAGAAGTAAATCTTATGCCAGTACCATCCAGTTACAATGATGTTTCTACCAAATTCAATGTAAGAGAGCACGTGGGAGCAGTGTGGTACAAAAGAACCTTCTTTGTACCAAGCTCTTGGCATACTAAAAAAGTATGGATCAGGTTCGGATCTGTTTGTTACAATGCTAGTGTT CAAATTAACAACCAACTTGCGCTAACTCACTCTATTGGTCATTTACCGTTTGCTACTGAAGTAACTTCTTACCTGAATTACGGAGATGAAAACTTTATTACTGTGGAAGTCAACAATATACTAACGAATACTTCAATACCCCAAGGATCTGTTGAAACACTTATAAGTGGAAGACTTAAGCAAACTTACACTTTTGACTTCTTTAATTATGCTGGAATTGACCGGCCAGTTTACTTGTATACTACTAATGATGCATATGTTGAAGATGTCAATATAAGGACTCAAGTCAATGGAACAACTG GTCTGATTTACTATAACATAAGTTGTACTGGGTTAGATGCTACCACAAACATTCATGTGAACATTTTAGACAAAAGAGGTAGCACAGTAGCTTCATCACAGAAATTAGcagatattgttttaataacagATGCTATTCTTTGGTGGCCATACCTGATGCACGATGATCCAGGTTATCTTTATTCTTTAGAG GTTCTACTTGTGAAAAATGAGGTAGTTATAGATCACTATAAACAACCTTTTGGTATAAGAGAACTGAACTACAACAGCACTAGTCTTacaataaatggaaaaaatatttatatcagag gGTTCGGTCGGCATGAAGACTCAGATATACGGGGCAAAGGCCTTGATTTACCGCTGATAATACGTGATCATAACCTTATTAAATGGATTGGCGCTAATTGTTACCGCACGTCGCattatccatatgctgatgaaATTATGGATTTGGCCGATCAACTTGGCATAATGATTATTGATGAAGTACCAGCTGTTAATACCGg aACATTTACAACAGAACTATTGGAGAATCACAAACGATCCTGGACTGAGTTATATCAAAGAGATAAAAATAGACCATCGGTTATTATGTGGTCTATTGCTAATGAACCAAGCACATACGAAATTGCTTCGGAAGAATACTACAA aaatgttgcAGCTCATGTCAAGCAATCCGATATCTCTAGACCTATCACCATTGCTAATTACTATACATATGATCAAGAATATTCT GGTCAGTTCTTAGATATATTGGGAGTAAATCGTTACGAGGGATGGTACGTGGATGTTGGCCAAACGGATGCCATTTacgaaaatgttataaaattagCAAGAGGTTGGCATGAAAAACATAAGAAGCCAGTTTTATTTACGGAGTATGGAGCAGATTCACAAGAGGGATTAAGTTTC CTACCGTCTTATATATGGTCTGAAGAATACCAAACTGACGTAATGGCCgaatattttaaagcatttgatGAACTTAGGAGTGAAGGCTGGTTTATTGGCGAAATGATTTGGAACTTTGCTGACTTTAAAACGGATCAAA gtaCTACAAGAGTAGGAGGCAACAAAAAGGGAATATTCACACGCAACCGTCAGCCCAAACAGGCAGCTTTTCTATTAAGAAAGCGATACTGGGTCCTTGCCAATAAATTGGAAAATGCAACGATCCCAACTGATTTAGAGCCATATGTTATAGTTTCCCTTATAAGTAGCAATAAGAAGTCACAAGAGGACATTATAAGTAACGCATTtgctaaaaatgtatattaa